In Verrucomicrobiota bacterium, a single genomic region encodes these proteins:
- a CDS encoding PilT/PilU family type 4a pilus ATPase, with amino-acid sequence MEHLSRETTLGQILDYCRDQEASDLHAQTDARYCVRVHGKLLRVPVEIFPPPNEDMMRDLLHEAFTPAMCERILSKPEVDMSFYFGDVRYRANFSKQKGRQSFSFRIVPQQRMKLKDLQLPVSLKDILNEPRGLVLVTGPTGQGKSTTLRALIQEINETTALRIITIEDPIEYVFEECLCQFEQREVGIDTPSFAHGIRNAMRQDPNVIFVGEIRDQESIWAAMQAAETGHLVLTTLHADSVPQAIGRIREFYPSSEQGNISALLARNINAIICQRLIPNVKGTRTPCLEFMKRDAGIQEAITANNLALITGHIEACVNRGMHTFDQYLIELLAAKAITEETARHYATNKHRLDLLLRGVVTSQAILIPDR; translated from the coding sequence ATGGAACACCTCAGCCGCGAAACCACGCTCGGGCAGATTCTGGATTATTGCCGGGATCAGGAGGCGTCCGACTTGCACGCGCAGACGGATGCGCGCTACTGCGTGCGCGTGCACGGAAAGCTCCTCCGCGTGCCGGTCGAGATCTTCCCGCCGCCGAACGAGGACATGATGCGCGACCTGCTGCACGAGGCGTTCACGCCGGCGATGTGCGAGCGCATCCTGTCGAAGCCGGAAGTGGACATGAGCTTCTACTTCGGCGACGTGCGGTATCGCGCGAACTTCAGCAAACAAAAGGGCCGCCAGTCGTTCTCGTTCCGCATCGTGCCGCAGCAGCGGATGAAGTTGAAGGACCTGCAACTGCCCGTCTCGCTCAAGGACATTCTCAACGAGCCGCGCGGGCTCGTGCTCGTGACCGGTCCGACCGGGCAGGGCAAATCCACCACGCTGCGCGCGCTCATCCAGGAGATCAACGAGACCACGGCGCTGCGAATCATCACCATTGAGGACCCGATCGAGTATGTGTTCGAGGAGTGCCTGTGCCAGTTCGAGCAGCGCGAAGTGGGCATTGACACGCCGAGCTTCGCGCACGGCATCCGCAACGCGATGCGGCAGGACCCGAACGTGATTTTCGTCGGTGAAATCCGCGACCAGGAGAGCATCTGGGCCGCGATGCAGGCGGCGGAGACCGGCCATCTCGTGCTCACCACGCTGCACGCCGACTCCGTGCCGCAGGCCATCGGGCGCATCCGCGAGTTTTATCCGTCGAGCGAGCAGGGCAACATCAGCGCCCTTCTGGCGCGGAACATCAACGCGATCATCTGCCAGCGCCTCATCCCGAACGTGAAGGGCACGCGCACGCCGTGCCTGGAGTTCATGAAACGCGACGCGGGCATCCAGGAAGCCATCACGGCCAACAACCTCGCGCTCATCACCGGCCACATCGAGGCGTGCGTGAACCGCGGCATGCACACGTTCGACCAGTATCTGATCGAGTTGCTCGCGGCGAAAGCCATCACCGAGGAAACCGCGCGCCACTACGCGACGAACAAACACCGGCTCGACCTCCTGCTCCGCGGCGTGGTGACGAGCCAGGCGATCCTCATTCCCGACAGGTAG